One window of Saprospiraceae bacterium genomic DNA carries:
- a CDS encoding VOC family protein: protein MTDQLYPCLWFDGNAKEAASFYCSIFKDGKITADTPMVVNFEIMGKKFMGLNAGPMFKFSEAISFVIDCDTQQEIDYYWDQLTKDGGLEVECGWVKDKFGLSWQIVPKILGTLMQDPQKAPQVLAVIMKTKKFNLEELEEIRN from the coding sequence ATGACTGACCAATTATATCCTTGTTTATGGTTTGATGGCAATGCTAAAGAGGCTGCCAGTTTTTATTGCAGTATTTTTAAAGATGGCAAAATTACTGCAGATACTCCCATGGTTGTAAATTTTGAAATTATGGGTAAAAAATTTATGGGACTAAATGCAGGACCCATGTTTAAATTTAGTGAAGCAATATCTTTTGTGATTGACTGTGATACGCAGCAGGAAATTGATTATTATTGGGATCAATTAACCAAAGATGGCGGATTGGAAGTAGAATGTGGTTGGGTAAAAGATAAATTTGGGCTCTCCTGGCAAATCGTTCCAAAAATCTTAGGTACCCTGATGCAAGATCCTCAAAAAGCGCCCCAAGTCCTTGCAGTTATTATGAAAACCAAGAAATTTAATTTGGAGGAACTAGAGGAAATTCGTAATTGA
- a CDS encoding SRPBCC family protein, producing MEKIFIEVSVTVKSSLDTIWECWNDPKHIVNWNFASDDWCAPRATVDLRSGGSFLCRMEAKDGSMGFDFNGIYDLVQPKDRIEYTLEDGRTVSIHFMKDNEGILVVEKFEAENENSLELQQTGWQAILNNFKQYVESIS from the coding sequence ATGGAAAAAATATTTATTGAAGTCAGCGTAACTGTAAAGTCAAGCCTTGATACTATTTGGGAATGCTGGAATGACCCAAAGCATATTGTAAACTGGAATTTTGCTTCTGATGATTGGTGTGCGCCTCGAGCAACAGTAGATTTAAGATCTGGTGGCAGCTTCTTATGCAGGATGGAAGCCAAAGATGGAAGCATGGGTTTTGATTTTAATGGAATTTATGATCTGGTACAACCAAAAGATCGCATAGAATACACCCTGGAAGACGGACGCACGGTCAGCATACATTTCATGAAGGATAATGAAGGAATCCTTGTTGTTGAGAAGTTTGAAGCCGAAAATGAAAACTCTTTGGAATTACAGCAAACAGGATGGCAAGCCATCTTAAATAATTTTAAACAATACGTAGAATCTATTTCTTAG
- a CDS encoding GNAT family N-acetyltransferase: MIIRKATLDDLNALSMLFDAYRVFYNKSSDLNAAKIFLGDRIKNNESELYLAETNDSKIIGFVQLYPLFSSTRLKRLWLLNDLFVAPEYRSQGISVLLIDRAKQLARETNAVAITLETAKLNTIGNALYPKTGFVLDTDHNFYEWET, from the coding sequence ATGATTATTAGAAAAGCTACTCTTGATGATCTAAATGCGCTTTCAATGTTGTTTGATGCCTACCGTGTATTTTACAATAAATCAAGTGACTTGAATGCCGCAAAAATATTCTTAGGAGATCGAATCAAAAACAACGAATCAGAACTATATCTAGCAGAAACGAATGATTCCAAAATTATTGGATTTGTTCAATTGTATCCATTGTTTTCTTCCACCCGTTTAAAAAGACTTTGGCTATTGAATGATCTGTTTGTAGCCCCGGAATATCGCAGTCAGGGAATCTCCGTGTTATTGATTGATCGGGCCAAACAACTCGCTCGCGAAACCAATGCAGTAGCAATTACTTTAGAAACAGCTAAATTAAATACTATTGGAAATGCATTATATCCTAAAACCGGATTTGTGTTAGATACAGATCATAATTTTTATGAATGGGAAACTTGA
- a CDS encoding SRPBCC domain-containing protein: MIRIEKQFQAPISKVWDAISNKNTMKKWYFDIADFELAEGHEFNFWAGPPDGKEWHHRCVIQELIPEKKLSHSWTYPGYDGETLVSWELIKISDELTQINFSHEFIKAFPDDVEELKLENFQEGWTYIINIGLKEFLENE, translated from the coding sequence ATGATTCGAATAGAGAAACAATTTCAAGCGCCCATTTCAAAAGTTTGGGATGCGATTTCCAATAAGAATACTATGAAAAAATGGTATTTTGACATTGCTGATTTTGAACTTGCTGAAGGGCATGAATTTAATTTTTGGGCAGGACCTCCTGATGGGAAGGAATGGCATCACCGTTGTGTTATTCAAGAACTAATCCCTGAAAAAAAACTGAGTCATAGCTGGACATATCCGGGATACGATGGGGAAACTTTGGTTAGTTGGGAATTGATTAAGATATCAGATGAACTAACCCAAATTAACTTTAGCCATGAATTTATAAAAGCATTTCCTGACGATGTCGAGGAACTAAAGCTAGAAAATTTTCAAGAGGGTTGGACTTATATTATTAATATTGGTTTGAAGGAATTTTTAGAAAACGAATAA
- the ygiD gene encoding 4,5-DOPA dioxygenase extradiol, with amino-acid sequence MRRKRFLQALTLLPIAGAVMKLSELYKASQELDNTEKMPVLFLGHGSPMNAIEENEFVKGFRKVGASFPKPKAVLCISAHWETKGTFVTAMDKPATIHDFGGFPQALFDVQYPAPGSPELAQQTKEIVSKTQIGLDNKWGLDHGAWSVIKHLYPQADVPVIQMSLDYTQNGQYHYDLSKQLSSLRQKGILILGSGNMVHNLGMIAWDKLNSDSYAFDWALEASDKMKNALLSGNHQTLIDFRSQGKSFDLAIPTPEHYLPLLYALALQDKTDSIELFNDKAVAGSLTMTSVKIG; translated from the coding sequence ATGAGGCGAAAACGATTTTTGCAAGCGTTAACACTATTACCCATAGCAGGTGCAGTTATGAAACTAAGTGAATTATACAAGGCTTCTCAAGAATTGGACAACACAGAAAAAATGCCTGTATTGTTTTTAGGGCATGGAAGTCCGATGAACGCCATTGAAGAAAATGAATTTGTAAAAGGTTTTCGGAAAGTTGGTGCCAGTTTTCCAAAACCTAAAGCCGTTTTATGTATTTCTGCCCATTGGGAAACCAAAGGAACATTTGTGACGGCTATGGACAAGCCTGCCACCATTCACGATTTCGGCGGTTTTCCTCAAGCTTTATTTGACGTGCAATATCCAGCGCCTGGTAGTCCGGAGTTGGCACAACAAACCAAAGAAATAGTAAGCAAAACCCAAATTGGCTTGGATAACAAATGGGGATTGGATCATGGTGCCTGGAGCGTGATTAAACATTTGTATCCACAGGCAGACGTGCCGGTAATCCAAATGAGTTTGGATTATACACAAAATGGCCAGTATCATTATGATTTGTCAAAACAATTATCCAGTCTACGTCAAAAAGGAATTTTGATTCTTGGCAGTGGCAATATGGTTCATAATCTTGGAATGATTGCCTGGGACAAATTAAATTCGGACTCATATGCATTTGACTGGGCATTGGAAGCCAGCGATAAAATGAAAAACGCCCTTTTAAGTGGAAATCATCAAACACTGATTGATTTTCGTTCGCAAGGAAAATCATTTGATCTTGCCATTCCGACACCCGAGCATTATCTGCCTTTACTATATGCATTGGCTTTGCAAGATAAGACCGATTCGATCGAATTATTTAATGATAAGGCTGTTGCTGGTTCACTGACTATGACTTCTGTAAAAATAGGATGA